A single genomic interval of Candidatus Ancaeobacter aquaticus harbors:
- the gcvPA gene encoding aminomethyl-transferring glycine dehydrogenase subunit GcvPA — protein MKFTPHTPSDVQSMLDVIGLRTIEDLLTDIPKDLLRTELNIPAGLSESELLKDIKNIASVNANLDEFSSYIGAGAYDHFIPSAVSHVTGRSEFYTAYTPYQPEASQGTLQAIYEYQSMLCALTGMDVANASLYDGATAVSDAALVALQSAPAKNEIVITETVHPEYRLVLKTYLAGTKVKIREIPYKDGVADLKHLRDNVSGNTVAVIVQNPNFLGSIEDMVQIESIVHGCGALFVAVVNPVSLGVLKAPGDYNADIAVGDGQPLGNPLAFGGPYLGFMAVKDTLKRKIPGRLVGVTQDHEGRRGFVLTLQAREQHIRREKATSNICSNEALNALTACVYLSLMGKQGMKELAVQNLEKSHYLFDKICTVPGFKPVFTAQFFNEFVIESAYPVKKVMQYLMENKVFGGLVLDKTYKGMKNTFLVCVTETKTKDELDAFVEFLQDISKKV, from the coding sequence ATGAAGTTTACGCCACACACCCCTTCTGATGTGCAGTCAATGCTTGATGTAATAGGTTTACGCACAATTGAAGATCTTCTTACTGACATTCCGAAAGATTTATTGCGCACGGAATTAAATATCCCTGCGGGACTTTCAGAAAGTGAGCTCTTAAAAGATATTAAGAATATAGCTTCAGTGAATGCGAATCTTGACGAGTTTTCTTCGTATATCGGGGCAGGTGCGTATGATCATTTTATACCGTCTGCAGTTTCTCATGTAACGGGAAGAAGTGAGTTCTACACTGCGTACACTCCGTATCAGCCTGAAGCAAGTCAGGGAACACTGCAGGCAATATACGAGTATCAGAGTATGCTCTGCGCTCTTACCGGTATGGATGTGGCAAATGCTTCTTTGTACGATGGCGCTACTGCGGTTAGTGACGCAGCGCTTGTTGCATTGCAATCAGCCCCTGCTAAAAATGAAATCGTTATCACCGAAACAGTTCATCCCGAATATAGACTTGTATTAAAAACATATTTAGCCGGCACAAAAGTAAAGATCAGAGAAATACCCTATAAAGACGGGGTTGCTGATCTTAAGCATTTACGTGATAACGTTTCTGGTAATACTGTTGCAGTTATTGTGCAGAATCCAAACTTTCTCGGTTCTATTGAAGATATGGTCCAGATAGAGAGTATTGTCCACGGGTGCGGTGCGCTGTTTGTTGCCGTTGTGAATCCTGTATCATTGGGTGTTCTCAAAGCGCCTGGTGATTATAATGCTGATATTGCCGTCGGTGATGGCCAGCCGTTAGGAAATCCATTAGCATTTGGCGGGCCGTATCTTGGTTTTATGGCGGTCAAAGATACGTTGAAAAGAAAGATTCCCGGCCGTCTTGTAGGAGTAACACAGGATCATGAAGGCCGCAGAGGATTTGTCTTAACCCTGCAAGCCCGTGAACAACACATACGAAGAGAAAAAGCGACATCAAATATATGCAGCAATGAAGCATTGAATGCGCTTACTGCGTGTGTCTATTTGTCGTTAATGGGAAAACAGGGGATGAAAGAACTTGCCGTGCAGAATCTTGAGAAAAGCCATTATCTTTTTGATAAGATTTGTACTGTACCGGGATTTAAACCTGTTTTTACGGCACAGTTTTTTAATGAATTTGTAATCGAATCGGCATATCCCGTGAAGAAAGTGATGCAATACCTGATGGAAAATAAGGTCTTTGGTGGGTTAGTTCTTGATAAAACATATAAAGGAATGAAAAATACGTTTCTAGTATGTGTAACTGAAACAAAAACAAAAGATGAGCTCGATGCATTTGTTGAGTTTCTACAAGATATATCAAAAAAAGTTTAA
- the gcvPB gene encoding aminomethyl-transferring glycine dehydrogenase subunit GcvPB: MNRETLLYEIGSKGRTGYSLPEFTYDKKIEEMVPQSMIRKSTPELPEVSELDVVRHFTNLSRKNFGVDTHFYPLGSCTMKYNPKVTEVIASLPGLQHVHPYQPEKTTQGMLKIYYEMEQYLSEICGMDAFTLQPAAGAHGEFLGMLLASAYFKSKKEKRTKVIIPDSAHGTNPSSAHIAGFDVITIKSNEAGEVDPNELKKVLSNDVAALMMTNPNTLGLFERKVSEIADLVHSHGALLYYDGANLNPLMGITNPGLMGFDIVHVNLHKTFSTPHGGGGPGSGPVGVKKFLEPFLPVPRVTVRDGVYSLKYNIPQSIGRIKAFYGNSSVVVKAYAYIKALGAKGLKDVALYSILNANYIKEKLKDTYFVPYERTCMHEFVCTSKKQLEKNIHTVDIAKALIDRGIHPPTIYFPLIVPEAMMIEPTETESKETLDTFIAVMKEIDECVKSDPESIKNAPTTTPVGRLDEVKAAREPNLCYGVNRKYS, from the coding sequence ATGAATCGTGAAACATTACTCTATGAAATAGGGTCAAAAGGAAGAACAGGATATTCTTTGCCTGAATTTACCTATGACAAAAAAATCGAAGAGATGGTGCCGCAATCGATGATTCGCAAAAGCACTCCAGAGCTTCCTGAAGTCTCCGAGCTTGATGTGGTGAGACATTTTACTAATCTATCGCGTAAAAATTTTGGTGTTGATACACACTTTTATCCTCTTGGATCATGTACTATGAAATATAATCCAAAAGTAACAGAAGTTATTGCATCTTTACCTGGCTTGCAGCATGTACATCCGTATCAACCTGAAAAGACAACGCAAGGGATGCTAAAGATATATTATGAGATGGAACAGTATTTAAGTGAAATATGCGGGATGGACGCGTTTACGTTACAGCCTGCAGCAGGTGCACATGGTGAATTTTTAGGAATGCTTCTTGCCAGCGCATACTTTAAGAGTAAAAAAGAAAAACGAACAAAAGTTATTATTCCTGATTCTGCACATGGGACAAATCCGTCCAGTGCGCACATTGCAGGTTTTGATGTTATCACTATAAAATCTAACGAAGCAGGTGAAGTCGATCCCAATGAGCTGAAAAAGGTCTTAAGTAATGATGTTGCCGCATTGATGATGACTAATCCAAATACGTTAGGACTTTTTGAGAGAAAGGTGAGTGAAATAGCGGATTTAGTTCATTCACATGGCGCGCTTTTATATTACGATGGTGCAAACCTTAACCCTCTTATGGGAATAACAAATCCGGGGCTTATGGGATTTGATATTGTGCATGTTAACCTACATAAGACGTTTTCAACACCGCATGGTGGTGGAGGCCCCGGATCAGGGCCTGTCGGGGTAAAAAAATTCTTGGAACCGTTTTTACCTGTGCCCCGTGTCACGGTACGTGACGGGGTATATTCTCTCAAGTATAACATCCCGCAATCTATAGGGAGAATCAAAGCTTTTTATGGAAACAGCAGTGTTGTTGTTAAAGCATATGCATATATTAAAGCGTTAGGAGCTAAAGGCCTTAAAGATGTTGCACTCTATTCGATCCTGAATGCAAATTATATAAAGGAAAAACTAAAGGATACTTATTTTGTGCCCTATGAAAGAACCTGTATGCATGAATTTGTTTGTACGAGCAAAAAACAGCTTGAGAAAAATATTCATACAGTAGATATCGCAAAAGCGCTCATTGACAGGGGAATACACCCACCAACAATCTATTTCCCCTTGATCGTTCCTGAAGCTATGATGATTGAGCCAACTGAAACTGAAAGTAAAGAAACGCTTGATACGTTTATTGCCGTTATGAAAGAAATAGATGAGTGTGTAAAGAGTGATCCTGAATCAATTAAAAATGCTCCAACAACAACGCCTGTTGGTCGACTTGACGAAGTAAAAGCTGCTCGTGAGCCAAATCTGTGTTATGGTGTTAATAGAAAGTATTCGTAG
- a CDS encoding DUF5752 family protein, with translation MKQIKKAKFSFQFCSRLIIRELTGIKAHNLDELLSHVKTVPGAVIYHHTHHFLQLHQYLVPEPPNDFAYWVDTSLGYHDLSERLASINTCDYRTIRDLRERIIAVLEKFISEGKASRESNVGEEFYFIKSVSIAFNTPYEVRTLEEFLDVLKRISIDAIYYHMFEAPLRLEKEGNDFSMWIREQLDMGELADKIDCLDPYTHTMEGLRNKLVRVVEDYLFKV, from the coding sequence ATGAAACAGATCAAAAAAGCTAAATTTTCTTTTCAATTTTGTTCTCGACTGATTATTCGTGAATTAACCGGTATTAAAGCGCATAATCTTGATGAACTCTTAAGTCATGTTAAGACAGTACCAGGCGCTGTTATCTATCACCACACACATCATTTTTTGCAGCTCCATCAGTATTTAGTCCCTGAACCTCCCAATGATTTTGCTTATTGGGTTGATACCTCTTTAGGGTACCATGATTTGAGTGAACGGTTAGCAAGCATTAATACCTGTGATTATAGAACGATACGTGATTTACGTGAACGCATTATCGCAGTTTTAGAGAAGTTTATATCTGAAGGTAAGGCGTCTCGTGAGTCGAATGTCGGTGAAGAGTTTTATTTTATCAAGTCAGTAAGTATTGCTTTTAATACACCATACGAAGTACGGACTTTAGAAGAGTTTCTCGATGTTTTAAAAAGAATATCTATTGATGCGATATATTATCATATGTTTGAAGCGCCACTCAGATTAGAAAAAGAAGGCAACGATTTTTCCATGTGGATACGTGAACAATTAGATATGGGAGAACTTGCCGATAAAATTGATTGTCTTGATCCCTATACCCATACAATGGAAGGGTTGCGGAACAAGCTTGTACGTGTAGTAGAAGATTACCTATTTAAGGTGTGA
- a CDS encoding glycosyltransferase — MSITLKDYEPIVGKHLVDELKMLSQHLSGKVIQNVNSTAVGGGVAEILNRIIPLLQELNVDARWDVIKGGEEFYNVTKKFHNALHGRKEIITKEMYETFIQTGEENLKSMDVYGDIVFIHDPQPIMLVKKKASMNSKWIWRCHIDISHPDKDVFAFLKPYIDQYDSSVFSAPSFSRDLKIRQFMISPSIDPLSHKNMDLTPEIIHEVLEKYGIDSDVPMVTQVSRFDYLKDPVGVIEAFKLVRKNIKCQLVLAGGTATDDPESGKVLAEVQERAEGNPDIHVLLIPPGSDIEINALQRASSVVVQKSIREGFGLTVTEALWKGRPVVASCVGGIPLQIKHKYSGLLCRSVEGAAFMIKQLLNSPEYANKLGENAKEHVRQNFLLTRHLRDYLLLFLTLYHPEDVIHI; from the coding sequence ATGTCTATAACATTAAAAGATTATGAACCAATTGTTGGAAAACATCTTGTAGATGAGCTGAAGATGCTTTCCCAACATCTTTCAGGAAAAGTTATCCAAAATGTTAATTCGACTGCGGTTGGTGGCGGTGTCGCGGAAATATTAAACAGAATTATACCTCTTTTGCAGGAATTAAATGTTGATGCACGTTGGGATGTTATTAAAGGCGGTGAAGAGTTTTATAACGTAACAAAGAAATTTCATAATGCACTACATGGTAGGAAAGAGATTATCACCAAAGAAATGTATGAGACGTTCATTCAAACAGGCGAAGAAAATCTTAAGTCAATGGATGTGTATGGTGATATTGTTTTTATACATGATCCGCAGCCCATAATGCTCGTGAAGAAAAAAGCTTCTATGAACAGTAAGTGGATATGGCGATGTCATATTGACATATCTCATCCTGATAAGGACGTATTTGCTTTTCTGAAACCTTATATTGATCAGTATGATTCATCGGTCTTTTCTGCCCCGAGTTTTTCTCGTGATCTTAAAATACGACAGTTTATGATATCTCCTTCAATTGATCCTTTAAGTCATAAAAATATGGATTTAACTCCGGAGATAATTCATGAGGTGTTAGAGAAATATGGCATTGATAGTGATGTACCAATGGTGACGCAGGTTTCCCGGTTTGATTATCTTAAAGATCCTGTAGGCGTAATAGAAGCGTTTAAATTGGTAAGAAAAAATATTAAATGTCAGCTTGTTCTTGCAGGCGGCACGGCAACAGATGATCCTGAATCAGGTAAAGTTCTTGCAGAAGTGCAGGAACGTGCTGAAGGAAACCCTGATATACATGTGCTATTGATTCCTCCCGGGAGCGATATTGAGATCAATGCGTTGCAGCGAGCATCGAGTGTTGTTGTGCAAAAATCAATTCGTGAAGGATTTGGATTAACGGTAACAGAGGCGTTATGGAAGGGGAGGCCTGTTGTGGCCTCATGTGTTGGCGGTATTCCTTTACAGATAAAGCACAAGTATAGCGGACTCTTGTGTCGATCGGTAGAGGGTGCAGCATTCATGATAAAACAGCTTCTTAATTCACCTGAGTATGCAAATAAACTTGGTGAGAACGCAAAAGAGCATGTCAGACAAAACTTTTTACTCACACGTCATTTGCGTGATTATCTCCTTCTTTTCCTTACGTTGTATCATCCAGAAGACGTTATTCATATATAA
- a CDS encoding biotin/lipoate A/B protein ligase family protein, whose product MIFSKNILISGPLDAYHNMAYDEVLLRACIKGKAAVPVLRFYDWKMRALSIGYFQRVQVALDYARANGVDFEIARRMTGGGIVLHGNDITFSLVVKDTVLNGLSSLNKSSIVDSYYYVNNAIKKGIDILLGKSDSPDMSLETKQASSKDTKFCFNEPTKHDVLYSGKKIAGGAQRRIDGYVMYQGSILFRQEIDIGKDKRFTDSSITLHDVCGRDLTKDAACIALQQGFTLVFGDIETDSMIDQLFIESVGKLAIDKYATHEWNYKR is encoded by the coding sequence ATGATTTTTTCAAAAAACATTCTTATTAGTGGCCCACTAGATGCATATCATAATATGGCATATGATGAGGTGCTTCTTCGTGCATGTATAAAAGGTAAGGCCGCTGTTCCTGTATTGAGATTCTATGACTGGAAAATGAGGGCTCTCTCAATAGGTTATTTTCAACGTGTGCAGGTAGCATTAGATTATGCTCGTGCCAATGGAGTAGATTTTGAGATAGCAAGAAGAATGACCGGTGGCGGCATTGTTCTTCATGGGAACGATATTACATTCAGTCTGGTAGTAAAAGATACTGTTTTAAACGGATTGTCCTCATTGAATAAAAGCAGTATTGTGGATAGTTATTATTATGTTAATAATGCCATAAAAAAGGGAATAGATATTCTGCTTGGTAAAAGCGATAGCCCGGATATGTCGCTAGAAACAAAACAAGCGTCTTCAAAAGATACAAAGTTTTGTTTTAATGAGCCAACAAAACACGATGTTCTTTATTCTGGCAAAAAGATTGCGGGTGGCGCACAGCGCAGAATTGACGGGTATGTTATGTATCAGGGATCAATTTTGTTTCGGCAGGAGATAGATATAGGAAAAGACAAAAGGTTTACTGATAGTTCGATAACTCTCCATGATGTATGTGGCAGAGATCTGACAAAAGATGCTGCATGCATTGCTTTGCAACAAGGCTTTACTTTAGTATTTGGTGATATTGAAACGGATAGCATGATTGATCAACTGTTCATTGAATCAGTGGGTAAGTTGGCTATTGATAAGTATGCTACCCATGAATGGAACTATAAACGTTGA
- a CDS encoding thymidine phosphorylase, with protein MNPIEIIIKKRDKHELTRDEINFMVDGYTKSKIPDYQFSSFLMAIYANGMSIRETADLSFAMIYSGKTLDLESAGYTIDKHSTGGVGDKITLIVIPLAASAGLTVPTMFGRALGHTGGTHDKLESIKGFKMFLTEKQIIKQLQKIGAVMIGTSGDCAPADKKIYALRDVTGTVESIPLIAASIISKKFAEGTDALLMDVKTGNGAFMKSHKDARLLAKTIVSISKVMGKKTVALITDMNQPLGHTVGNALEVKEALDTLQCKGPDDVTKLSLTITAHMLLLGKKAHTFTEAYTVAETHLRNGCAYRKFIEIVKSQGGNVKQIAHPYSFKKPRYIKKCKSISKGYITNINTYEIGMIANILGAGRLKLTDKIDSSAGIVFHKKIGDSVKKGDTLCEIHTDKKECIIEALERISFSIQIEKKKPHAQKLILGIAK; from the coding sequence ATGAATCCAATTGAAATCATAATCAAAAAACGTGATAAGCACGAACTAACCAGAGACGAAATAAATTTCATGGTCGATGGTTACACAAAAAGCAAAATTCCCGATTACCAATTCTCAAGTTTTCTTATGGCAATTTATGCCAACGGTATGAGTATTCGTGAAACCGCTGATCTTTCATTTGCCATGATATATTCAGGAAAAACGCTTGATCTTGAGTCTGCTGGATATACCATTGACAAACATTCGACAGGAGGTGTCGGAGACAAGATAACGCTTATCGTTATCCCCCTTGCCGCAAGCGCTGGACTTACTGTTCCCACAATGTTTGGAAGAGCGCTTGGCCATACCGGAGGAACACATGATAAATTGGAATCAATTAAAGGGTTTAAGATGTTTCTTACCGAGAAACAGATCATTAAACAATTACAAAAAATAGGTGCCGTAATGATCGGCACATCTGGCGACTGTGCTCCTGCCGATAAAAAGATATATGCACTGCGAGACGTTACCGGCACGGTAGAATCAATACCGCTCATTGCGGCCAGCATTATCTCGAAGAAATTTGCTGAAGGAACTGATGCGCTCCTCATGGACGTAAAAACAGGTAACGGTGCATTTATGAAATCTCATAAAGATGCCCGTCTTCTAGCAAAAACTATTGTATCCATTTCAAAAGTTATGGGTAAAAAAACTGTTGCACTCATAACGGATATGAATCAACCGCTTGGGCACACCGTCGGAAACGCACTTGAAGTAAAAGAGGCACTTGATACATTACAATGCAAAGGCCCGGATGATGTAACAAAACTGAGCCTTACTATTACTGCCCACATGCTGCTTTTAGGCAAAAAAGCGCATACTTTTACTGAAGCGTACACCGTCGCCGAAACACATCTACGAAACGGATGCGCATATAGAAAGTTTATAGAAATTGTTAAATCACAAGGTGGTAATGTTAAACAAATTGCACATCCATACTCGTTCAAAAAACCACGATACATAAAAAAATGTAAAAGCATCTCTAAGGGATACATTACCAATATAAATACATATGAAATCGGCATGATTGCAAACATCCTTGGGGCAGGAAGATTGAAACTAACTGACAAAATAGATTCTTCTGCAGGCATTGTATTTCATAAAAAGATCGGTGATTCCGTAAAAAAAGGCGACACGCTTTGTGAGATTCATACTGATAAGAAGGAATGTATTATAGAAGCACTTGAACGAATTAGTTTTTCAATACAGATTGAAAAGAAAAAACCTCACGCCCAAAAACTAATTTTAGGAATTGCGAAATGA
- a CDS encoding glycosyltransferase family 4 protein — translation MNILILTTHVDIGGITSYVLSLAKGLKKKGHTVYVGSSGGKVLQTLQDAGITTCEFKIRTKQEFGPKVIFAIPSLLRFIRQNNIDIVHTHTRVTHVLAGITTYLTGTKHVSTYHGFFKHIFIRRLFPFMGERVIAISQSVREYLIQDLMVSPERIALIHNGIDFDHFKNTYTQEELQNIRRSYGLKENSQVIGIIGRLSEIKGHPHLLNACAQLYEHNKNIEVLIVGEGRIQGELMTLANDLQIDDIVHFKASEPDTRIPLGVTDIFVMPSLMEGFGLALLEAMAMGKAVVASRIGGITDIIHDKHNGLLVPPDSIPELATAIDTLLNDTTFKNMIESNAPSTIFDKFSIDKTIHKTLNVYNKVFSN, via the coding sequence ATGAATATACTTATTCTTACAACTCATGTTGATATTGGCGGTATCACAAGCTACGTTCTTTCACTTGCAAAAGGATTAAAAAAGAAGGGACATACCGTCTATGTTGGATCAAGCGGAGGGAAGGTACTCCAAACATTACAGGACGCTGGAATTACCACATGCGAGTTTAAGATCAGGACAAAACAAGAGTTTGGACCAAAAGTAATCTTTGCAATTCCTTCTCTTCTCCGATTTATTAGACAAAATAATATTGATATTGTACACACACATACCCGCGTAACACATGTCCTTGCAGGAATCACCACCTATCTCACCGGAACAAAACATGTTTCAACGTATCATGGTTTTTTTAAACACATCTTCATTCGTCGCCTTTTTCCTTTTATGGGAGAACGCGTTATCGCGATAAGCCAATCAGTGAGAGAATATCTTATTCAAGATCTCATGGTATCACCTGAAAGAATCGCACTCATTCATAACGGTATTGACTTTGATCACTTTAAAAACACCTATACTCAAGAAGAGTTACAAAATATAAGACGTTCTTATGGGTTAAAAGAAAACTCCCAGGTAATTGGAATAATAGGACGTTTATCAGAGATAAAAGGACACCCTCACCTCCTTAATGCCTGTGCCCAGCTATATGAACATAACAAAAATATTGAAGTTCTTATTGTGGGAGAAGGGCGCATACAAGGTGAGCTTATGACCCTAGCAAATGATCTTCAGATAGACGATATAGTCCATTTTAAGGCCTCAGAGCCGGATACCCGTATACCTCTTGGTGTCACCGACATTTTTGTCATGCCATCACTCATGGAAGGATTCGGCCTTGCGCTTCTTGAAGCAATGGCAATGGGTAAAGCGGTAGTTGCTTCACGCATTGGCGGCATAACGGATATAATCCATGACAAACACAACGGTCTTTTGGTCCCACCAGATTCGATCCCAGAACTTGCTACAGCGATAGATACCCTCCTGAATGACACTACGTTCAAGAACATGATAGAAAGCAATGCCCCGAGCACAATATTTGATAAATTTTCTATAGATAAAACTATTCATAAAACACTCAACGTATATAATAAAGTATTCAGCAACTAA
- a CDS encoding glycosyltransferase family 2 protein, with amino-acid sequence MENKLPISVVIMAKNEEREIEDCIKSVSWTDEVILLDDFSTDNTAAIAEKLGARIIQRKLDIEGRHRNFGYSQTKNEWVMSLDCDERVTPELAQEIKETFAAPISHNGFTIPFKTYIGDYWIQHGGWYPASKVRIFKRDEFKYEESEVHPRAFMDGTCGHLTKDIIHYSYIDIHDFVQKQNSQTTLEARKWCNDKRKIGFGKAIRKSIDRFLRAYLRKKGYKDGFYGFILAYFGGFYQFQTYVKYWEMKQTQTKDNRLETN; translated from the coding sequence ATGGAAAACAAACTTCCGATAAGTGTAGTAATAATGGCAAAAAATGAAGAACGAGAAATCGAAGATTGTATAAAGAGTGTATCGTGGACCGATGAAGTCATTTTACTTGATGATTTCAGCACTGATAATACCGCAGCTATTGCAGAAAAATTAGGAGCTCGTATAATACAGCGAAAACTTGATATTGAAGGTCGTCACAGAAATTTCGGCTATTCGCAGACAAAAAACGAATGGGTAATGAGCCTTGATTGTGATGAACGGGTAACACCCGAACTTGCCCAGGAAATAAAAGAAACTTTTGCAGCCCCTATTTCTCATAACGGTTTTACCATACCATTTAAAACCTATATTGGAGATTATTGGATACAACATGGTGGCTGGTATCCTGCAAGCAAAGTACGCATATTCAAGCGGGATGAATTTAAATATGAGGAATCCGAGGTACATCCACGGGCATTTATGGACGGTACCTGTGGACACCTTACAAAAGATATTATTCACTACTCGTATATAGATATTCACGATTTTGTTCAAAAACAAAATTCACAAACAACACTTGAGGCCCGTAAATGGTGTAACGATAAAAGAAAAATAGGTTTTGGAAAAGCAATCAGAAAATCTATCGACAGGTTCCTGAGAGCATATCTACGTAAAAAAGGATATAAGGACGGTTTTTACGGCTTTATCCTCGCATATTTTGGGGGATTCTATCAATTTCAGACGTATGTTAAATACTGGGAAATGAAACAGACTCAGACAAAAGACAACAGACTAGAAACAAACTAA
- a CDS encoding glycosyltransferase family 2 protein, with translation MKSCDIIIPIYNQPELTKECVHSIIDSTHIPINIILIDNASNSATKTVIKSFIPQENVQITAIENTTNIGFPKAVNQGLGISTAPYVLVLNNDTLFTNNCLETMIDVAQSSPDIGILNPESNTFGLVPYKDKTIQECAQRIQNQKLQYTEFSNCIGFAMLIKREIIEKIGHFDELFGMAFFEDSDYSMRVKEAGYKCVKANGAYIYHYEHKSLDHFSARDALFKKNQRIYYKKWGIPLRIALPITQKQSENQEELKNLFQDIRTLAKNECYIYAIVASKNIKDKNHLFATLNLPVTTNIHVYIYTPFLFWLKTVFRIVKRRKKKYNLILTYDSSMAHFLARCSLFVRYPIFFNGKATTQSSRIRQVSNIQDVISLKKEYNT, from the coding sequence ATGAAATCGTGCGACATTATAATCCCTATATATAATCAACCTGAACTAACCAAAGAATGTGTGCATTCTATTATTGATTCAACACACATTCCCATAAATATTATCTTAATTGACAATGCAAGCAATAGTGCAACAAAAACGGTTATCAAAAGTTTTATACCTCAGGAGAATGTCCAAATAACCGCTATTGAGAATACAACAAATATCGGGTTTCCTAAAGCGGTAAACCAAGGGTTAGGAATATCAACCGCCCCCTATGTTCTCGTACTGAACAACGATACACTTTTCACAAATAATTGTTTGGAGACAATGATAGACGTTGCCCAGTCATCACCGGATATCGGGATCCTAAACCCGGAAAGTAATACATTTGGTCTTGTTCCATACAAAGATAAAACTATACAAGAATGTGCCCAGCGCATACAAAACCAAAAACTCCAATATACTGAATTTTCCAACTGTATCGGTTTTGCAATGCTCATAAAAAGAGAAATTATCGAAAAAATCGGTCATTTTGATGAACTGTTTGGCATGGCATTTTTTGAAGATTCTGATTATTCTATGAGAGTAAAAGAAGCAGGATACAAATGTGTAAAGGCAAATGGCGCATACATATATCACTATGAACACAAATCACTCGATCATTTTAGTGCCCGTGATGCGCTTTTTAAAAAGAATCAAAGGATTTATTACAAAAAATGGGGCATACCACTGAGAATAGCGCTCCCAATCACACAGAAACAAAGCGAGAACCAAGAAGAACTAAAGAATCTATTTCAAGATATACGCACACTAGCAAAAAATGAATGCTATATTTACGCAATAGTTGCATCAAAAAACATAAAAGACAAAAATCATTTATTTGCGACACTAAATCTCCCCGTAACAACCAATATACACGTATACATATATACTCCTTTTTTATTTTGGTTAAAAACAGTTTTCAGAATAGTGAAACGCCGCAAGAAAAAATACAATCTTATATTGACCTACGATAGCTCTATGGCTCATTTTCTTGCGCGCTGTTCATTGTTTGTCCGTTACCCTATTTTTTTTAATGGTAAAGCAACTACACAATCAAGTAGAATAAGACAAGTAAGCAATATACAAGATGTTATCAGTTTAAAAAAAGAATATAATACATAA
- a CDS encoding glycosyltransferase produces MFHFLKNNKNALKIAIIYNKDRDDTIGYYFEKALRQSGHTVKHFWTEYAQKIKPEYDFYLRIDHGDYKYDIPKHLRPCAFLAIDTHLKHPYEKIREQSHHYDFVFCAQKEGAEKLARHEKIDTFWVPLGCDPVIHKKLDCKKNLDIGFVGTDGKKCLRKMLLEKLKTRYPNSFIGWAEHTKMSKIYSSSKIGFNYSIKNDINMRMFEVMSCGTLLITNAIDNNGFNELFEDKKNIIIYNTPEELFDLIDYYLSHDTEREKIALAGHKLAVGKYTYRDRMNTMLSIAQNGLIEKYKKLIL; encoded by the coding sequence ATGTTTCATTTCCTTAAAAACAATAAAAATGCCCTCAAAATAGCTATTATATATAATAAGGACCGAGATGATACAATCGGTTACTATTTTGAGAAAGCGCTTCGGCAATCAGGACATACGGTAAAGCATTTTTGGACTGAGTACGCCCAAAAGATCAAACCGGAATACGATTTCTATTTACGGATAGATCATGGCGACTACAAGTATGATATTCCCAAACATCTCCGTCCGTGCGCCTTTCTAGCGATTGATACCCACCTTAAGCACCCGTATGAGAAAATACGTGAGCAATCACACCATTATGACTTTGTCTTTTGCGCTCAAAAAGAGGGTGCAGAAAAACTTGCTCGACACGAAAAAATAGATACCTTTTGGGTCCCTCTTGGCTGCGACCCCGTTATACATAAAAAATTAGACTGCAAAAAAAATCTTGATATCGGTTTTGTCGGTACCGATGGTAAAAAATGTTTACGAAAAATGCTTCTGGAGAAACTTAAGACCCGTTACCCAAACAGTTTTATAGGGTGGGCCGAGCACACTAAAATGTCAAAAATATATTCATCGTCAAAGATCGGATTCAACTACTCGATCAAAAACGATATTAATATGCGTATGTTTGAAGTTATGAGTTGCGGCACATTACTTATTACTAACGCTATAGATAATAATGGTTTTAACGAGCTTTTTGAGGACAAAAAAAATATTATTATCTATAATACACCAGAAGAACTTTTCGACCTGATAGATTATTATCTCTCACACGATACTGAAAGGGAAAAAATCGCCCTTGCGGGACATAAACTTGCTGTAGGCAAATATACCTACAGGGACAGAATGAACACTATGCTTTCAATAGCGCAAAACGGACTTATAGAAAAATACAAAAAACTCATATTATGA